A single Cyclopterus lumpus isolate fCycLum1 chromosome 3, fCycLum1.pri, whole genome shotgun sequence DNA region contains:
- the gcshb gene encoding glycine cleavage system protein H (aminomethyl carrier), b yields MAMRVALRRLSANFSPRLPRLSSAVQVSARLLWRSDSPRTLSSTSVLSTALKFTEKHEWVRVEGGIGTIGISKYAQEALGDVVYCGLPEVGQRLEQLEEFGALESVKAASELYSPLEGEVTEINTELAENPGLVNKACYAEGWLIKMTIEKPEELEGLMDQAAYETFITSLEE; encoded by the exons aTGGCGATGAGAGTGGCTCTGCGGCGCCTCTCTGCAAACTTTTCTCCCAGACTGCCTCGGCTCTCGTCGGCAGTGCAGGTTTCCGCTCGGTTGCTGTGGAGGAGCGACTCTCCGCGGACACTGAGCTCGACCTCGGTCCTGTCCACAG CCCTAAAATTCACAGAAAAGCACGAGTGGGTACGAGTGGAAGGTGGAATCGGCACAATTGGTATCAGCAAGTATGCTCAG GAAGCTTTAGGTGACGTGGTGTACTGCGGACTCCCTGAAGTTGGCCAAAGACTTGAACAGTTGG aggagTTTGGTGCCTTGGAAAGCGTAAAGGCTGCCAGTGAGTTATACTCACCACTGGAAGGAGAAGTGACTGAAATCAACACAGAGCTGGCAGAGAATCCTGGACTCGTGAATAAAGCCTGCTATGCAGAGG gGTGGCTTATCAAGATGACAATTGAAAAGCCTGAAGAACTCGAAGGCCTCATGGATCAAGCTGCATATGAGACATTTATAACGTCACTTGAAGAATAA
- the rpl13 gene encoding 60S ribosomal protein L13: protein MAPSRNGMLLNPHFHKDWQKRVRTWFNQPARKIRRRKARQTKARLIAPRPVAGPLRPQVRCPTIRYHTKVRAGRGFTLEELKAAGIHKKTARTIGIAVDPRRRNRSTESLQANVQRLKEYRSKLILFPRKASAPKKGDSTEEELKMATQLAGPVMPIKTVHKAEKARVISEDEKNFKAFASLRMARANARLFGIRAKRAKEAAEQDVEKKK, encoded by the exons ATGGCCCCCAGTCGGAATGGAATGCTCTTGAACCCCCACTTCCACAAAGACTGGCAGAAAAGAGTCCGCACCTGGTTCAACCAGCCAGCCAGAAAGATCCGCAG GCGAAAGGCTCGTCAGACTAAGGCCCGTCTCATTGCTCCCCGTCCTGTCGCTGGACCATTGCGGCCACAGGTCAGGTGTCCCACAATCCGGTACCACACCAAGGTTCGTGCTGGACGTGGCTTCACTCTGGAGGAACTTAAG GCAGCTGGCATCCACAAAAAGACGGCTCGCACCATCGGCATCGCAGTCGATCCTCGCCGTCGCAACAGATCCACAGAATCTCTTCAGGCCAACGTGCAGCGACTGAAGGAGTACCGCTCCAAGCTCATCCTGTTCCCCAGGAAGGCTTCTGCTCCCAAGAAGGGAGACAGCACT gAGGAGGAACTCAAGATGGCCACTCAGTTAGCTGGTCCAGTCATGCCCATCAAAACA gTGCACAAGGCGGAGAAGGCTCGGGTTATCTCTGAGGATGAGAAGAACTTCAAGGCGTTTGCCAGCCTGCGTATGGCTCGCGCCAACGCTCGTCTCTTCGGCATCCGTGCCAAGAGAGCCAAAGAGGCTGCTGAGCAGGACGTGGAAAAGAAGAAGTGA